Proteins found in one Gardnerella vaginalis ATCC 14018 = JCM 11026 genomic segment:
- a CDS encoding C40 family peptidase — protein sequence MLTSLMMIKRDKIFSSVFAVFVSAALVAAMIPLACASASAEESAVTSTRSFPKITDVKRDLFTESTSTDVDANSHWGSIESLDVPQTKSAAELALEQARQQQQAQNNSADGFDATASRSGARNGVGPMTYFVAPPDNQSVSAMLNFAAQFLGKVPYRSGGTSPAGWDCSGFVQYVFANMGISLPRTSGAQATVGTAVPSLAQAQPGDIIANGAHASIYVGNGMVINSQYAGTQYDPIRYVFSGSYSIRRIF from the coding sequence ATGCTAACATCGCTAATGATGATTAAGCGAGATAAGATTTTTTCTTCTGTATTTGCAGTTTTTGTATCTGCAGCGCTGGTTGCTGCTATGATTCCGCTTGCTTGTGCTTCCGCTTCTGCTGAAGAATCAGCAGTTACATCTACACGTTCTTTCCCTAAGATTACTGATGTTAAGCGTGATTTGTTTACAGAATCCACTTCTACCGATGTTGATGCTAATTCTCATTGGGGCAGTATTGAGTCTTTGGATGTTCCGCAGACTAAGAGTGCTGCTGAACTTGCACTTGAACAGGCTCGCCAGCAACAACAGGCACAGAATAATTCTGCTGATGGCTTCGACGCTACTGCAAGTCGTTCTGGAGCGCGTAATGGCGTTGGACCTATGACGTACTTTGTTGCTCCTCCAGATAATCAGTCTGTTTCGGCGATGCTTAATTTTGCGGCTCAGTTTTTAGGTAAAGTGCCTTATCGTTCTGGTGGTACAAGTCCTGCTGGCTGGGATTGCTCTGGTTTTGTGCAGTACGTTTTTGCCAATATGGGTATTTCTTTACCTAGAACTTCTGGAGCTCAGGCCACTGTAGGTACGGCTGTTCCGAGTTTAGCTCAGGCCCAGCCTGGTGACATAATTGCCAATGGTGCTCATGCATCTATTTATGTTGGTAATGGAATGGTTATTAATTCTCAGTACGCTGGAACTCAGTATGATCCTATTAGATACGTTTTTTCGGGATCTTATTCTATTCGTAGAATCTTCTGA
- a CDS encoding CHAP domain-containing protein: MRHGAHGAKKAKGRFVSPFMLFSSSHISSATSERSTEAVCANNGAVVGLSESVAQSLQMSSAPRTRREIRLARESRERKNCIIVSTSLVAIVGAALTSMALSKTDGLGSFASKQYASEINFSNDSNDQAASRSSQREKLDRADKYLKFSSAVAGLEADLNAFSTRSSHESKWDLGSNSDFKVSEMSKSSANNPQVAILMDSDVNSLPAGFNPNHSSGDSGNAYEFSQCTWWVYIRRHQLGLPVGSNMGDGWMWALTARKLGYWVDRTPRHVGDIMVFGRGQAGVNRTYGHVAVVEKINPDGSIETSESSAELHGRTFSRVVNPNETSAFEFIHY, from the coding sequence ATGAGACATGGTGCACATGGTGCTAAGAAAGCAAAGGGGCGTTTCGTTTCGCCTTTTATGCTTTTTTCGTCTTCTCATATTTCCAGTGCTACTTCTGAGCGTTCTACCGAAGCGGTTTGTGCGAATAATGGTGCAGTTGTGGGTTTGAGCGAATCTGTGGCTCAGAGTTTGCAAATGTCTTCTGCTCCTCGTACTCGTCGCGAGATTCGTTTAGCTCGCGAATCTAGAGAACGTAAGAATTGTATTATTGTTTCTACGTCTTTAGTAGCTATAGTTGGTGCCGCATTGACGTCTATGGCTTTGAGCAAGACTGATGGTTTGGGTTCTTTTGCTTCAAAGCAATATGCTTCTGAGATTAATTTTTCCAATGATTCTAATGATCAAGCTGCTTCTCGTTCTAGTCAGCGTGAAAAGTTAGATCGTGCTGATAAATATTTGAAGTTCAGCAGTGCTGTTGCTGGTCTCGAAGCTGATTTAAACGCTTTCTCTACTAGATCGTCTCATGAGTCTAAGTGGGATTTAGGTTCTAATTCAGATTTTAAAGTTTCTGAAATGTCTAAGTCTTCTGCGAATAATCCGCAGGTTGCTATTTTAATGGATTCAGACGTTAATTCTTTGCCTGCTGGATTTAATCCAAATCATAGTTCTGGTGATTCTGGGAATGCATATGAGTTTAGCCAGTGCACTTGGTGGGTTTATATTCGTAGGCATCAGCTTGGTCTTCCTGTTGGTTCCAATATGGGAGACGGCTGGATGTGGGCTTTGACTGCTCGAAAACTTGGATATTGGGTAGATCGTACGCCTCGTCACGTTGGCGATATTATGGTGTTTGGTCGCGGTCAGGCTGGCGTTAATCGTACTTATGGTCATGTTGCTGTTGTTGAAAAAATTAATCCTGATGGTTCTATTGAAACATCTGAGTCTAGTGCGGAGCTTCACGGTAGGACCTTCTCTAGGGTTGTAAATCCGAATGAAACTTCGGCTTTTGAATTTATCCATTACTAG
- a CDS encoding DUF4037 domain-containing protein has product MLSVSQFYKELDNMFASHTSAQEIEKYLLNALNQSQAKANQEATNHAEANAQALQLSVLNELMGFYRSRGEHAKNKPIIDNALDLSKKMDLAGSEAGTTTLINAATSLRAAGSYERAAEIYSQAIKESSKTLKPNDRKLAALHNNLSMLYSETGNTSEAINELNIALEILQKSSIDPSTDIDIAATHTNLALAILQECSQPSESTNSKSTILNSAFEHASTSIRMYIAGNNQNQPHYTSALAGYAQVQYARKEYSDAVKAYSEALDLIAQCYGKDSESYAITLENLQQAQDAEEKFTAKSAANTIQCNSEKSQASDEPKPESNKTIQSNKTIKSIKTVKTEYNPKIKNGMQLAKSYWQTYGKPLLELEQFKDYKNRIAAGLVGHGSECYGFDDEISRDHDFGPGFCLWLTDEDYAKIGDDLQAAYDSLPQEYAGFGSREETPRAKSCEGSKRVGIFSISEFFENITGFSTAPSQNEPHLWLSLSEPTLAAATNGQIFADPLGEFSKTRQSFKLMPDDVRISLISRRLGMMAQAGQYNVPRMLARKDGAAAWLSINEFVRATASIVFLLNNPISAGYLPYYKWQFAALRKLSNRMASRLSGVANQLESLMRLSSAACFGGIGFGEGTKGSSEAESKINEIIQNVCNEVVQELKYQGLSDCNETFLEWQRPYVEAHINSRATCLRSL; this is encoded by the coding sequence ATGTTAAGCGTTTCGCAATTTTATAAAGAATTAGACAATATGTTTGCAAGCCACACAAGCGCGCAAGAAATCGAAAAATACCTGCTAAATGCGCTCAACCAATCGCAAGCAAAAGCAAACCAAGAAGCAACAAACCACGCAGAAGCAAACGCTCAAGCATTGCAACTATCTGTGTTAAACGAGTTGATGGGATTTTATAGGTCTAGAGGAGAACACGCAAAAAACAAGCCAATAATTGATAATGCGCTAGATTTGTCAAAAAAGATGGATTTAGCAGGCAGCGAAGCTGGCACAACCACGCTTATAAACGCTGCTACTAGCCTACGAGCCGCGGGCAGCTATGAGCGCGCAGCAGAAATATATTCTCAAGCTATTAAAGAATCATCGAAAACACTAAAACCAAACGATAGAAAGCTCGCAGCTCTGCACAACAATCTTTCAATGCTTTACAGCGAAACAGGCAACACGAGCGAAGCAATTAATGAACTTAATATTGCGCTTGAAATATTGCAAAAATCGAGTATCGATCCTTCAACAGACATAGATATAGCAGCAACTCACACAAATCTTGCGCTTGCGATTTTGCAAGAGTGTTCGCAGCCTAGCGAAAGCACAAACAGCAAATCCACTATCCTTAACTCTGCTTTTGAACACGCTTCAACTAGTATTCGCATGTACATTGCAGGAAATAACCAAAATCAACCACATTACACATCTGCTTTAGCTGGATATGCTCAAGTTCAATACGCACGAAAAGAGTATTCCGACGCTGTAAAAGCATACAGCGAAGCTCTAGATTTAATAGCACAATGTTACGGAAAAGATAGCGAGTCATACGCTATAACGTTGGAGAATCTGCAGCAAGCACAGGATGCAGAAGAAAAATTTACGGCGAAAAGCGCGGCAAATACAATTCAATGCAATTCGGAAAAGTCGCAAGCAAGCGATGAGCCAAAGCCAGAGTCAAATAAAACTATACAATCAAATAAAACCATAAAATCAATCAAAACTGTAAAAACAGAATATAATCCAAAAATCAAAAACGGCATGCAACTTGCAAAATCATATTGGCAAACTTACGGAAAACCACTGCTTGAACTTGAACAATTTAAAGACTATAAAAACCGCATAGCTGCAGGATTAGTAGGTCACGGATCGGAATGCTACGGATTTGACGACGAGATTTCGCGCGATCACGATTTTGGCCCAGGATTCTGCTTATGGCTTACAGATGAAGACTATGCGAAAATTGGCGATGATTTGCAAGCAGCTTACGATTCTCTTCCGCAAGAATACGCTGGTTTTGGCTCTCGCGAAGAAACTCCACGCGCTAAATCATGCGAAGGAAGCAAGCGAGTTGGAATATTTAGCATAAGCGAATTTTTTGAAAACATAACGGGATTTTCTACTGCACCAAGTCAAAACGAGCCGCATTTATGGCTTTCGTTAAGCGAGCCAACACTTGCTGCAGCTACGAACGGCCAAATTTTTGCAGACCCACTTGGAGAATTTAGCAAAACGCGTCAAAGTTTTAAACTCATGCCAGACGATGTGCGAATCTCGCTAATCTCTAGAAGGCTTGGCATGATGGCTCAAGCAGGTCAATACAATGTTCCACGAATGCTAGCGCGAAAAGACGGAGCTGCAGCATGGCTTTCTATAAACGAGTTTGTGCGCGCAACCGCTTCAATCGTATTTTTGCTAAATAACCCAATAAGTGCAGGATATTTGCCATATTATAAGTGGCAATTTGCAGCACTTCGCAAGCTAAGCAATCGCATGGCGTCTAGGCTTTCTGGCGTAGCAAATCAACTTGAATCGCTTATGCGACTAAGCTCCGCAGCATGCTTTGGTGGAATCGGATTTGGCGAAGGCACAAAAGGCAGCAGCGAAGCTGAATCTAAAATAAACGAGATTATTCAAAACGTGTGCAACGAAGTAGTGCAAGAGCTTAAATATCAAGGTTTGAGCGATTGCAATGAAACGTTTTTAGAATGGCAACGCCCGTATGTTGAAGCACATATTAATTCGCGCGCAACGTGCTTAAGGAGCTTATGA
- the phoU gene encoding phosphate signaling complex protein PhoU has product MRVIFNEEMKAVALNIERMAELVAKAMNDAGNALLNADLESAQAVIDNDTQLDSLEDSVIDQCLTLLARQNPVATDLREVVATMRLAATFERMGDLTSHVAQITRRTWPDSAIPSQAKETVEAMVSFLRVLSVQLTDMLSKRDVQVADAIIHGDDKMDKLHEDIFALVEGENWNGTRKQLIDLVLLSRFMERIGDHSVAAARQVVFIVSGFDPTKKPEPDKDTVVA; this is encoded by the coding sequence ATGCGAGTGATTTTCAACGAAGAGATGAAGGCAGTTGCATTAAACATTGAACGCATGGCAGAGCTTGTTGCAAAAGCCATGAACGATGCTGGAAATGCTTTATTAAATGCTGATTTAGAATCTGCACAAGCAGTTATAGACAATGACACTCAACTAGATTCACTAGAAGATAGCGTTATAGATCAATGCTTAACATTGCTAGCTAGACAAAATCCTGTAGCAACAGATTTGCGAGAAGTAGTAGCAACCATGCGTTTGGCTGCGACTTTTGAGCGCATGGGAGATTTAACAAGTCACGTTGCACAAATCACAAGACGCACATGGCCTGATTCCGCAATACCAAGCCAAGCAAAAGAAACAGTTGAGGCGATGGTTAGCTTCCTTCGTGTTCTTTCTGTGCAACTAACTGACATGCTTTCAAAGCGAGATGTTCAAGTAGCCGATGCAATTATTCACGGCGACGATAAGATGGATAAGCTACATGAAGACATTTTTGCTCTTGTAGAAGGCGAAAATTGGAACGGCACTAGAAAACAGTTGATTGACTTAGTGCTTCTAAGCAGATTCATGGAACGCATAGGCGATCATTCAGTTGCTGCAGCAAGACAAGTAGTATTTATTGTTTCAGGATTTGACCCAACTAAAAAACCAGAACCAGATAAAGACACAGTTGTGGCATAA
- a CDS encoding HAD family hydrolase, whose product MICTEDFSPNHNDCKNSCDYCDLCAQKIIENGITDVVFDLHLLVDWDARRTLESYYPDYIGEVLFSYEPEWGFEFHEALRESGWSIECALESFSEHHGPAVTWLYRLYFENFLHGFLGERERFAAVARDLTAKGVRVWALGNASQEWVDCVRTTCPILGEINGVSASYEYHLRKPNIMIYRDFLSKNGLSASSTVFVESDLRSLKTAQRIECAFAKLFTL is encoded by the coding sequence ATGATTTGCACAGAAGATTTTTCGCCTAATCACAATGATTGCAAGAATAGTTGTGATTATTGCGATTTATGCGCGCAAAAAATTATTGAAAACGGCATAACAGATGTTGTTTTTGACTTGCATCTTCTTGTTGATTGGGATGCGCGTCGCACATTGGAATCGTATTACCCAGATTATATTGGCGAGGTGCTGTTTAGCTATGAGCCAGAATGGGGTTTTGAGTTTCACGAGGCTTTGCGTGAATCAGGATGGAGCATTGAGTGTGCGCTTGAATCGTTTAGTGAGCATCATGGTCCTGCCGTAACTTGGCTTTATCGCTTGTATTTTGAGAATTTTTTACACGGATTTTTAGGGGAGCGAGAGCGTTTTGCGGCTGTTGCTCGCGATTTAACTGCAAAAGGTGTGCGCGTTTGGGCGCTGGGAAATGCTTCACAAGAGTGGGTTGATTGCGTGCGCACAACTTGCCCAATACTTGGCGAGATAAATGGCGTTAGCGCATCTTATGAATATCATTTGCGCAAGCCGAATATTATGATTTATAGAGATTTTTTGAGCAAAAATGGTTTGAGCGCATCTTCTACTGTTTTTGTTGAATCTGATTTGCGTAGTTTAAAAACTGCACAAAGAATTGAGTGTGCATTTGCAAAACTATTCACACTGTAA
- a CDS encoding sensor histidine kinase, whose translation MLQDSPYSPLMVFVVFALIALCVAIVVVMFVVDSLFPIFRSIFRPFFSSVVNPIAGGLRRIFRSSFKKILKILGKRNFGDDEDDEDSVDSNSDDISSDACAILSMLSAATIVIDADNDVLRASSDSYTLGVVVDDSIVQPRVLDSVNRVRESGGFESFDLVTFTPERYITIGEDSDFNSNFSGDSAVLLKSATVAGDFSSNKTDKSSDASTVSRPNWLNVTVGSVGAGKVVVILNDTSAAHRFEQTRDDFISNVSQQLISSTRMISSLIELLQDSNVTLNRVKEVSLKAQRSSKRLEHMLEDLLLLMSAQKPIDVSKASAVNVLSVLKDVQNQVSYLALSRNVRLCVKSDSSLSVLGSFSQISAAVRKLVENAIIYSSANSSVAISALKSDDSQFAVIRVVDCGSGIALRDQPRIFERFYRSDNQNDGSQDGVGLGLAIAKHVALTHHGSITLWSRPGKGTTVNFAIPLSRSDAK comes from the coding sequence ATGCTTCAAGATTCGCCATATTCGCCTTTAATGGTGTTTGTAGTGTTTGCTTTGATTGCGCTTTGTGTTGCAATTGTTGTTGTTATGTTTGTTGTTGATTCTCTTTTCCCAATATTTCGTAGTATTTTTAGACCGTTTTTTAGTTCTGTTGTAAATCCTATAGCAGGTGGTTTGCGTAGGATTTTTCGTAGTAGCTTTAAGAAGATCTTAAAAATTTTAGGTAAACGTAATTTTGGTGATGATGAAGATGATGAAGATTCAGTTGATAGTAATTCAGATGATATAAGTTCAGATGCGTGTGCGATTTTATCCATGCTGTCTGCTGCGACTATTGTTATCGATGCTGATAATGATGTTTTACGAGCTAGTTCTGATAGTTATACGCTTGGTGTTGTTGTTGATGATTCTATTGTTCAACCGCGAGTTCTGGATTCTGTAAATCGTGTGCGCGAGTCTGGCGGTTTTGAGAGTTTTGATTTAGTTACTTTTACTCCTGAGCGGTATATAACTATTGGTGAAGATTCTGATTTTAATAGTAATTTTTCTGGTGACAGTGCTGTGTTATTAAAATCAGCTACGGTTGCTGGCGACTTTTCCTCGAATAAAACTGATAAATCGTCTGATGCTTCTACAGTTTCTAGACCTAATTGGCTTAATGTTACTGTTGGAAGTGTTGGAGCAGGCAAGGTTGTTGTTATTTTAAATGATACGAGTGCTGCGCATCGTTTTGAGCAGACTAGAGATGATTTTATAAGTAATGTTTCTCAACAACTTATTAGCTCTACTCGAATGATTTCTAGTCTTATAGAACTTTTGCAGGATAGTAATGTTACTCTTAATCGTGTTAAGGAAGTGTCTTTAAAAGCTCAGAGGTCTTCTAAACGCTTGGAACATATGTTGGAAGATCTTCTGCTTCTTATGAGTGCTCAGAAGCCTATAGATGTGTCTAAGGCGAGTGCTGTGAACGTCTTGAGTGTGTTAAAAGATGTTCAGAATCAGGTTTCATATCTTGCTTTGAGCCGAAATGTGCGTCTTTGCGTTAAGTCTGATTCTTCGCTTAGTGTTTTAGGCAGTTTTTCACAAATCAGCGCTGCCGTGCGTAAACTTGTTGAGAATGCTATTATCTATTCTTCAGCAAATAGCAGTGTGGCGATTTCAGCGTTAAAGTCTGATGACTCTCAGTTTGCAGTGATTCGTGTTGTTGATTGTGGCTCTGGTATTGCGTTGCGTGATCAGCCTCGTATTTTCGAGCGTTTTTATCGTTCGGATAACCAGAATGACGGCAGTCAGGATGGTGTTGGTTTAGGTCTTGCTATTGCTAAGCACGTGGCTCTTACTCATCACGGTAGCATTACATTGTGGAGTAGACCAGGGAAAGGTACTACGGTTAATTTTGCGATTCCGCTTTCAAGATCGGATGCAAAATAG
- the lysS gene encoding lysine--tRNA ligase, protein MTDTNTAMSAAQNAAENDVTDNANEIDTVEHAEMLLAQDEAIAKRVNDGATLDEAIDPSNKEFGPLAHPEQVQMRVAKRAMMLKEGVQPYPVHLNVTDTIEKVRADFDGKLEAGEETDTEVGIAGRVLFLRNAGGLCFVKLAAGDGTTIQAMVSKKEIGEESIKSFKQMVDLGDHLYVRGRVISSKTGELSVFATEWAIAAKALQPLPALHKELSDDTRTRKPYIGMIADEKIRDMVRRRSHAVASLRRTFDSHDFLEVETPMLQTVHGGAAARPFTTHMNAFDIDLYLRIAPELFLKRCLVGGIDRVFEINRDFRNEGVDATHAPEFTMLEAYQAYGTYDTIGALTKELIQKAAVDAFGSTKVTLLNGEEYDFGGEWKQITMYGSLSEALGEEITPETSVEHLGAIADKLGVERDEVENHGKLVEHLWEHFYEDKLYEPTFVRDFPVETSPLVKGHRTKPGMVEKWDLYVRGFELATGYSELNDPVVQRERFVAQAKDALAGDVEAMDIDEDFIEALGVGMPPAGGMGMGIDRLLIALTGATIRETITFPLVKPLR, encoded by the coding sequence ATGACTGACACGAATACTGCAATGTCTGCCGCACAAAACGCCGCAGAAAATGACGTAACAGATAACGCCAATGAAATTGACACCGTTGAGCATGCTGAGATGCTGCTCGCTCAAGATGAGGCTATTGCTAAGCGCGTAAATGATGGTGCTACTCTTGACGAAGCAATTGATCCAAGCAATAAAGAGTTTGGTCCGCTTGCTCACCCAGAGCAGGTGCAGATGCGTGTTGCTAAGCGTGCGATGATGCTTAAGGAGGGTGTGCAGCCATACCCAGTGCATCTTAATGTTACGGATACTATCGAAAAGGTTCGTGCTGATTTTGATGGCAAGCTTGAAGCTGGCGAAGAAACTGATACCGAGGTTGGTATTGCAGGTCGCGTGCTTTTCTTGCGTAATGCTGGTGGCTTGTGCTTCGTTAAGCTTGCTGCTGGTGACGGCACTACGATTCAGGCGATGGTTTCCAAGAAGGAAATTGGCGAAGAATCTATTAAGAGCTTCAAGCAGATGGTTGATTTGGGCGACCATTTGTATGTTCGCGGTCGCGTTATTTCTTCTAAAACTGGCGAGCTTTCCGTATTCGCAACTGAGTGGGCAATTGCAGCTAAGGCTTTGCAGCCACTTCCGGCTTTGCATAAGGAATTAAGCGACGATACTCGTACGCGCAAGCCTTATATTGGCATGATTGCGGACGAGAAGATTCGCGATATGGTTCGCAGGCGTTCTCATGCTGTAGCTTCTCTTCGCCGCACTTTCGACAGCCACGACTTCTTGGAAGTTGAAACACCAATGTTGCAAACGGTTCACGGCGGCGCTGCTGCTCGTCCGTTTACAACTCATATGAACGCGTTCGACATTGATCTTTATTTGCGTATTGCGCCAGAGCTTTTCTTGAAGCGCTGCTTGGTTGGTGGCATTGACCGCGTGTTTGAAATCAACCGTGATTTTAGAAACGAAGGCGTAGACGCAACTCACGCTCCAGAGTTTACAATGCTCGAAGCTTACCAAGCTTATGGCACTTACGATACGATTGGAGCTCTTACTAAAGAGCTGATTCAAAAGGCTGCTGTCGACGCTTTCGGCTCCACTAAGGTGACTTTGCTTAACGGCGAAGAGTACGATTTTGGCGGCGAGTGGAAGCAGATTACCATGTACGGCTCGCTTTCTGAGGCTTTGGGCGAGGAGATTACGCCGGAAACTTCTGTTGAGCATTTGGGTGCGATTGCAGACAAGCTTGGCGTTGAGCGCGACGAAGTGGAGAATCACGGCAAGTTGGTTGAGCACTTGTGGGAGCACTTCTACGAGGATAAGCTTTATGAGCCAACGTTTGTGCGCGACTTCCCAGTGGAAACCAGCCCGCTTGTTAAGGGTCACCGTACTAAGCCAGGAATGGTTGAAAAATGGGATTTGTATGTGCGTGGCTTTGAGCTTGCAACCGGCTACTCCGAGCTTAACGATCCTGTTGTGCAGCGCGAGCGCTTTGTTGCTCAAGCTAAGGATGCTTTGGCTGGCGATGTTGAGGCAATGGATATTGACGAGGACTTTATTGAGGCTCTCGGCGTCGGTATGCCTCCTGCTGGCGGCATGGGAATGGGTATTGATCGCTTGCTGATTGCGCTTACGGGCGCAACCATTCGCGAGACGATTACGTTCCCACTCGTAAAGCCTCTTCGCTAA
- a CDS encoding phosphoglyceromutase, protein MTYKLVLLRHGQSAWNKTNQFTGWVDVPLTEQGVEEAKHGGELLKEKNVLPDIVFTSLLRRAINTANYALDAADRLWIPVRRSWRLNERHYGALQGKNKSEIRQEYGDEKFMIWRRSYATPPPEIDPNDEYSQTNDPRYAGDPVPETEALANVVTRVTPYWESDIIPELKSGKTVMIAAHGNSLRAIVKMLDNLSEEEISKVNIPTAIPLLYELDENFKPIKPRGEYLDPEAAAAGAAAVAAQGQK, encoded by the coding sequence ATGACATATAAATTAGTATTGCTCCGACATGGTCAGAGCGCATGGAATAAGACCAATCAGTTCACTGGTTGGGTTGATGTACCGCTGACTGAGCAGGGTGTTGAGGAAGCTAAGCATGGTGGCGAGCTTCTTAAAGAGAAGAACGTTCTTCCAGACATCGTGTTCACTTCTTTGCTTCGTCGCGCTATCAATACCGCGAATTACGCGCTTGATGCAGCCGACCGCCTGTGGATTCCAGTTCGTCGCAGCTGGCGTTTAAACGAGCGTCATTACGGTGCTTTGCAAGGTAAGAATAAGTCTGAGATTCGTCAGGAATATGGCGATGAGAAGTTCATGATTTGGCGTCGTTCTTACGCAACTCCACCTCCTGAGATTGATCCAAACGATGAGTATTCTCAGACGAATGATCCTCGTTACGCAGGCGATCCGGTTCCAGAAACTGAAGCTTTGGCAAACGTTGTGACTCGTGTAACTCCTTACTGGGAGTCCGATATTATTCCAGAGCTTAAGTCTGGCAAGACTGTGATGATTGCAGCTCACGGCAACAGCTTGCGCGCAATCGTTAAGATGCTTGACAACTTGAGCGAGGAAGAGATTTCCAAGGTGAATATTCCAACCGCTATTCCTCTGCTTTACGAGTTGGATGAGAACTTTAAGCCAATCAAGCCTCGTGGTGAGTATTTGGATCCAGAAGCTGCTGCTGCTGGTGCTGCCGCTGTGGCTGCTCAGGGTCAGAAGTGA
- a CDS encoding DUF4125 family protein produces the protein MCDSLSNPKTQNLAEEITKLEWQQFQLTQNEGGRANCQEDWQTFRIMRMSQFLTWPLDLQESYKKDLERADSNGRNLITEKYARMMESTAPEIFERTIKPYIKPILEPRKSEQEKIILTQVKWADDFRDRYPHLGLAMRVLKTSEDTEENTSFETYLRGELSTYSAETFAKYKSFIEDLTAKNLNLTQMIITNTVRMYGYDSLEAADKC, from the coding sequence ATGTGCGATTCATTATCAAATCCAAAAACGCAAAATCTTGCAGAAGAAATTACAAAACTAGAATGGCAGCAATTCCAGCTTACGCAAAACGAAGGCGGGCGCGCGAATTGCCAGGAAGATTGGCAAACATTCCGCATTATGCGCATGAGTCAATTTTTAACTTGGCCTCTGGATTTGCAAGAGTCTTATAAAAAAGATCTTGAGCGCGCTGACAGCAATGGCAGAAATTTGATAACAGAAAAATATGCAAGAATGATGGAGTCTACTGCTCCAGAAATTTTTGAGCGCACAATTAAGCCTTATATTAAGCCGATTTTAGAGCCTAGAAAAAGCGAGCAAGAGAAGATTATTTTAACGCAAGTTAAATGGGCGGATGATTTTCGCGATCGATACCCTCATTTAGGTCTTGCGATGCGCGTTCTAAAAACAAGTGAAGATACAGAAGAAAATACATCTTTTGAAACGTATTTACGAGGAGAATTAAGCACGTATTCCGCCGAAACTTTTGCTAAATATAAGTCTTTTATAGAAGATTTAACAGCGAAAAATCTAAATCTAACGCAAATGATTATTACAAATACTGTGCGCATGTATGGCTACGATTCACTTGAAGCAGCCGACAAATGTTGA
- a CDS encoding universal stress protein, translated as MAQGVITQEKAVLVGVDGSHASYKAVWWASNYAKHAGLQLQIVCAYSLPSYAAVSFDATYTAIGDDNVAHQDAQEILSKAKAVALEQGVDATTLIVTGDPSSVFVELSRNYQLIVIGNRGKGGLAERLLGTTSSSLPAYAYCPIVVVPYTDDDGQRIHLNNKISKIAVGSDESKWGLKALEIAADLADSWNAQLDVISAVPSVQGAEGDTAVMGSYMEDLDERVKPILQRLPNLKIHRSVVPGSAVNALTQASLNNDLVVVGSRGRGGFTGLLLGSISQGLLQHSSRPVYVVPRKYVELSAAQVAQQSKVSNDTSAIDSISGVHTVDVPKAGVEAAKEIEQTIDPLH; from the coding sequence ATGGCACAAGGTGTTATTACACAAGAAAAAGCTGTTCTTGTAGGTGTTGATGGTTCTCATGCGAGCTATAAGGCTGTATGGTGGGCATCTAATTATGCTAAGCATGCTGGATTACAGCTTCAAATAGTTTGTGCATATTCTTTACCTAGTTATGCAGCTGTATCTTTTGATGCGACTTATACTGCGATTGGTGATGATAATGTTGCTCATCAAGACGCTCAGGAAATTCTTTCTAAAGCAAAAGCTGTAGCTTTAGAACAGGGTGTGGATGCAACAACGTTAATCGTTACTGGCGATCCTTCTTCTGTGTTTGTAGAGCTTTCTAGGAACTATCAGCTTATTGTTATTGGTAACCGAGGTAAAGGTGGATTGGCTGAGCGTTTGCTTGGCACGACAAGTTCTTCGCTTCCAGCCTACGCTTATTGCCCAATTGTTGTTGTTCCATATACAGATGATGATGGTCAACGAATCCACTTGAATAATAAGATTTCTAAGATTGCTGTTGGCTCCGACGAGTCTAAGTGGGGATTAAAAGCTCTTGAGATTGCTGCAGATTTGGCTGATAGTTGGAACGCACAATTAGATGTGATTTCTGCTGTTCCTAGCGTTCAGGGTGCAGAAGGTGACACTGCTGTTATGGGATCTTATATGGAAGATCTTGATGAGAGAGTAAAGCCTATTTTGCAGCGTTTGCCAAATCTAAAGATTCATCGTTCTGTAGTTCCAGGCTCTGCTGTAAACGCTTTGACTCAAGCGAGCTTAAACAATGATTTGGTTGTTGTGGGTTCACGAGGACGTGGTGGTTTTACAGGATTGCTTCTTGGTTCTATTAGCCAAGGTTTGTTGCAGCATTCTTCTAGACCGGTGTATGTGGTTCCACGTAAGTATGTGGAGTTAAGCGCTGCTCAAGTAGCACAGCAGTCTAAGGTAAGTAATGATACTAGTGCTATTGATTCTATAAGTGGCGTTCATACAGTTGATGTTCCAAAAGCTGGTGTGGAAGCTGCTAAAGAAATCGAGCAAACTATTGATCCGCTTCACTAG